The window CGGTCCCAGACCGCCGCCCGGCGCGTCAGGCCTCTCGGATCCCCCGACCGCCCTGGGGTCACCGGGCGGCACCCGGGAGGCGCGGGGCGGAACTCGGCCGCGCGGGCGTCCCCCAGGCCCCGCCAAAGGAAGGCGCGAGCACAGGCGGCGCCGAGTGGCCAAGGCTGTGGGCTGTGCCCGAGTCTCCTCCTTTTGGCTGGCCGCAGGTTGGTGGCGGGAGGAGGGAACAGCTGCGGGCGCGGGGAGGGGGCACCTTGCGGTGGGGGCTATGGCCGAGCTCGGAAGCCGAGAGCCCGAGACCCGGGTAACAGCTGCAGCGTTGCGCTTGCGCTTGATTTCTTTAGGGGGAGGCCGATCGTTGGGGTACCCGCGCAGGGCTTCCTGCGGGGCTTGAGTTGAGGAGGGGGCTGCAGTCTCGGAGGGAACGCGCGCCCTCCCGTTGGCCCTAAGGATGGCTGTCCGCAGCAGCTAGGGGCGCCCTGCATGGTGGGGTCCGGGTCAGTGGCGGGTGGGGAGccatgggtgggggagggggcacctgGTGCCACCAGAAACggcagaagagagggaggaaggactaATAAAGCCTGACAGAAGCTAGGGAGAGGCCAACTCACCCAGAGGTGCCAGGAGGAGAAACTGGCAAAGAACTTGCTGGAGTGAAACAAAACTAACTTTTGTCAGGGCCTGCGCAGTGAGTCATTTAAGACCAGAGTGAGGAGTTGGGCTGGTTGCCCTGAGGGTACTCGATGTGGTTGAGATCAGGCCGTGTTAGAGCTGAAGCACCCGCTGCCTTTGTTTACCTCCCCAATCTGGAGGcctcatacttttaaaaattattgcccttatttcttcatttaattttaagtttatatacTTTGTGtgtggatttttaatttttaaaatttattttagagagggagagaaagagaaacaaaaatgtcGACTTgccgttccacttatttatgcatttattggttgattcctgtatgtgccctgatcagggattgaatctgcaaccaggaggatgctctaaccaactgagctaaccagcctggGCCTACATAAATTTTTAACAATGAGCTGTGTTTAACAACCAGTTGGCATAATTCCTGAATATCTAACAACTGGTGGGACTGCCCTGCCAGACTCGGCTTTTACATATGCTGTTACTTACGCCTAGAATACTTTTCTCatccccctttaaaatttttgttttattctaaaataattatattcttgCAGGAAGTTGCAGGCAGCCATACTTTGATAAGCATTTACCCAGTGACGACTCTGAGCTTTATGCTTTGCAGTGGGGGGCTGAGGGGGCTCCAGGAAGGACAAGGCTGGAGAAGTTCTTGAAGAATGTCCGGTCTGATTGGAGCCCTGCTCTGCCAGGGTCCACCCAGATGTCAGCCTGGGACTCACACTTACCCTATTGTACAGTTGTTTACATTCCTGAGATGGACCTGGGGCTGTCCTGTATGTCCTAGAGTCCTTCACTTCAAGAGTACCCCCCCAACTACACTGATCCAGACCTGCCAAACTCACAGGGACCTGATCCCCACCCTTCAGTGACAGACAGCCTGCTCTCCCAGAcccgctaccccccccccccagtcttttGTGAGAACTGCTAAAGGAGCAGGGAGGGTGGGACAGAATGACCTCAGGCCTCTGAAGGCCCATCCAATCCTGAAATTCTAAGATTCCAGATTTATGGCTGTCTGGTCAAAGGCCACCTATAAGAATAACTTTGAAGAACTAAAGAGATTTTTATTGAGTCGTTTTGAATGATTATTAATGCCAGCCGTATACAGTGCATCATCATGGCCCCTGTATGGTCATTATTTAAAGAGGCAAGGCTTGGAAGCCCCATTATTAGAAATGTGATAGGTCACCAAAGGAGGGACacacaaggcctgatgagttttataataaacttatttatgcatctgtgagCAGATGGGCTGAGAGACCCTAGTGGCTTCAGCAGCGAGACAATGAAAAGCCTcatccttagagcagtggtccccaacccccaggccacggactggtaccagtccgtgggccatttggtactggtccacagagaaagaataaataatttacattatttccgttttatttatatttaagtctaaacaatgttttattttttttaaatggccagattccctttgttacatccgtctaagactgactcttgacgcttgtctcggtcacatgatacatttatcattcccaccctaaaggccagtccgtgaaaatattttctgacattaaaccggtccgtggcccaaaaaaggttggggaccactgctatagaggaTAGGGTATTTCCCGCTGCAGGGAGAAACTTCAGTTACCTATGGCAGTTAAtcagtgggagagggagggtggtgcTCAATAACAGAATGGCCAGATAAGTGAAGGGGGAATGACTAACTGGCAGGATGTCCCAGGGTCAGGGGGAAGGTAAAAGATCAATCAGGATTGCTCAGGTAGAGAGCTGTGGGAACTGCCCTGGCACTGAATCACCTAGAATTCAGCCTAGTTAGTTGAGGCTTTTGGTAGGGGGCCCGAACCCAAATCTAACAAAATGGAAACGGGCCAGGGAGCCTAACATGCCCTTCTGCACATAACTTGTTAAGCTGCGGAGTGGAATTTGCACTGGCTCTGAGGTGGTTGTTggtgattgggggtggggggtattcTGACTCCCAAACCATGGTTCTTTTCACTTTAAATgtattattggggggggggggacgaggaGGCCCAAGAATGGTAGGGGTCACCGGTGGTTGTGGTTCACAAATGAGCTCTTCAAGAGGGAGCCCGCAGCATCCCTCAGCATCATCTAGCTGTGCTGCAACCCACAGACTCTGTGATGATTGCACACCCAAAGCTCCTTTGGCAGCCTCCTCATCCCCAGTCCTTGGCCCCTGAAAGGTCAGATCAGTTTGATTTCCCTGTCTTCCAGGAAGCGTTCCCACCCCTTCTACTCCCACCCAGGCTGAGCTGGTGGCCCCTCTGTGCTCCCACTGAACTCCATCTGTTCCTTAATTACACTCTTTCTCAAGCAGACCTATGGCCTGTCTTTACAAACCCCAGGGCTTGGCAAAATCAAGAGTTTCTCAGTATCCAGCACAGGGCCTGCCCCTGTGGGCAAAGTGGGTCCTAAAAGTCAGCCTTCTGTGAGactgtgggagggggcagggcataAGGTAGTACACTGTGGACTCATTAGGCCCTGGGCATCGGTGATCTGGGTTGGGGAAGAAGTCCAGCCTCAGGAGTTAAAATCGTGCTTCAAATCCTGAGGCTGTCCCTGACTTGTTGCAGTGCTTAGCTTGTAGCCAGGCCCAACTTCAACTCTGGTTCTTTACCTACTCTCTTCCCCTCAGTGGTCAGTGGCAGGACTGCCCAGTGTGGATGTAAAGGCCGTGCCCTGTGCAAGGGGTGCACAGCTAAGGAGCTTGATCTGGAGACTCTGCCTCCACCTTGCAGAAGAAGCCCCTTTCTCTAGCCTACACAAAGGCACCTGGTGGACTAGGGGCTGCTTGGACAGGGGCTCAGCATGTTAGGAGCATCTCGGCTTTGAAAGGCTGTGGGCTGGTGTGACAGTGGACTGGTGGACTGCTGTACTCTCAGCTGCTGGCCCGCAGGGAAGTGGAGGGGAGAAGGAGTGAGGCACTAAGTCACTTGTTGCTCCTGCCTCAAGAAGATCCAGAGAAAGCTCAGGCTCAAGGGGCAGAAATCTGAACTTGCTGAACTCTGGGAGCCTGCTCAATGCGTCTCAGTGAGGTCTGGATTCTGGTGTCAGACTGCTTAGTGTGTAGCCTGGTGTCATGACTTCTAGCTATTGACCTTGGTCAAGTTAGTGCACTTCCATGAGCCTCAGTGGCCTCCTCTATAAAACAGTGAGAATAATAACAAACCTCTTGAGGGCACTCACTCAACAAataatctagagcaggggtcgtcaaactttttataaaaaccgcccacttttgcagtgctggtcaacctggtccctaccgcccactagtgggtggtccagctttcatggtgggccaatcgcagtgccTATTCAGCAACCTGCTGTTTTCTAAGATTTGGTTAGATCTGAATGGTATATACCTAGCTAGGACCCAGTGAATTCAGCTACTCTTCCTGTTAGGCTGCTTATGTAAATGTTTTATGAATTAGTTTCTCCAGGGAGCTTCCTTGGTTTGCAAGTATACCTGGGTGCATCTTAGGGAGGGGCTAAGGCTTTTGCCCCACCTCCAACCCCCATCCACCCTTGCTTTAAAATGCCAGCAGGGCCTTCCTCTGCTTGGGCCCTCTCCTTATCTGCCCTGCAACAGGCAGCAGTGAGTGGCCCTCCTGGCCCTCTCTAAGGGTCATGGTCATTTGGTCACTGTGCTGGGTATATATCCtggcagagaaggggaggggaggcccCATGACCATGACCGAAGTCTACATCTGAGTTCAACACCACTGATTTCTTGTGTTCCATGGACTCTGCCCTCCCCTGGCTCCACCTACCCGGCAGGACCTGCCCCAGTACCAGTCTCAGCGGCTCGAGGCGTTTCCTGTACAGGGACCGGCCCCTTTCTAGGCTCCCCCCTGATATATCCTCTTGTCTCCCAGGCCTGCAGCCCCAGTGTCGCCACCGCCACCATGGCCGCACAGCAGCTCTTCCGTGCTCTGGTGTCTGCTCAGTGGGTGGCGGAGGCACTGCGGGACCTGCGCACCAGCCGGCAGCCCCTACAGCTGCTCGACGCCTCCTGGTATCTGCCCAAGCTGGGCCGCGATGCACGCCGCGAGTTTGAGGAGCGACACATCCCGGGTGCTGCCTTTTTTGACATCGACCAGTGCAGTGACCGAACGTCACCCTACGACCACATGATGCCCAGTGCTGCGCACTTCGCGGAGTATGTGGGGAACCTGGGCGTGGGCACTGCCACCCACGTAGTGGTTTATGATGCCAGCGACCAGGGCCTCTACGCGGCACCGCGCATCTGGTGGATGTTCCGTGCCTTCGGCCATCGCGCCGTGTCATTGCTGGACGGCGGCCTCCGCAACTGGCTGCGCCAAGGCCTCCCACTAAGTTCTGGCAAGAGCCGCCCGGTGCCCACGGAGTTTCGAGCTGTGCTGGACCCCACCTTTGTCAAGACGTATGAAGACATCAAGGAGAACCTCGAATCCCGACACTTCCAGGTGGTGGATGCCCGCGCCGCAGGCCGGTTCCGGGGCACCGAGCCCGAGCCCCGAGATGGTAACAGTGATGGCCAAAGGGGCTGGGAGGTCCTCTGGGGCACGGGATCTGGTGCACTCTGGGCATTGCTCTTGCCTTTAAAGGGCACCGCGTGGGGTGGGGGCCTCAGAGAGGTTTGTTAAATTCAGAAAGTCCCTGCCACATAAAACCTGGCAGAGCAATGTTAACATTAGGTCAAACCATATGAAACTGCTGATATCTAACCATTTTTAAACGTACATAGGTGGCAGTTTCATGTTCATCCCAATAAAGATACCACCTTGAACCTGTTGGGTCCTTCAGCTCAGTTCCTGGGAGgcgtggaggggtggggagaaggagtgAAGCAACAGAGGCATTGAGCCAGAGCCAGATCTGGGTTCAGAGCCCTGCCCAGATTGCACTGGCTATGTGACACCTGGAAGGTCACCTAATATGAATTGTAGCTTCTGCATGTGTAGAGTGGCAACAGAACATGGAACTTAAGGGATGTGGTCAAATGGCAGCAAGCATGTAAAGCACTCAACTCTGCGCCGGCACACAAGATGCACTCAAGAAATGGGAAGTGATGTAACGTGCTTCTCTGGTTGTGGCTTTTTTACTGGGGTGCTTCATGCTTGCAGCAATCATGCTTGCGCATTCGTGAAATGGGAGATGACGAGATATACCTAGCAGGCCCATTGTCAAGGTGGACGGAGCTGATGAGTGTCAAGGCTTGATCTAAACCAGTGCTGAATATCACTGTTCTCGTCATTCCCATTCCACAGCCCAAGACCTGACCAAGTGCGCCTATAATTTGCCACATCATTCCAGCAGGGAGAGGAAGCTTGCTTTGCTTGGTAGGGTTCAAGGCGTGGGGCAGCCATGCTCTGACAGTAGCTAGCCTGGGTTAAGAGCTCACTCTGCTTCTTTGCTCCGGGCTAGACTCTACGTAATGTTTCTGACTGAGCCCGAGCCAGTTTCTGCACTTGTTAAGTAGAGATGCATGACACATTCCAACCTCACCATGGACTAGAGTGCTGGCTATACGTGACGTCCTGAGAAGAGATAGTGACGTGGGTCAGCAGTTCCTTGAAGGAGTGTCACCCCATAGTAGTGGGCaaactgaggcagaagccacccTAGAGTCCAAATGGCTGAGATTTGAGCCATTGCCtgtttgggtttgttttgttgCAAATCTCAGTCCTTGGTGTGAGAATGGGGATATTAGTAACACCTGCCTAATAGGGGGTGGTGAGAACAAAAGGACCAGTGGTGGAAGTGAAGCATGTGTAGGGAGCCCTGGGGAAGGTCTTGGAAATGTGGGTGAAGGTATGGCTCTCTAGATGAATGGTTGTCCAGCCTTGCCCGGGTTTCTCCTGCTACTATCAAaatgatcttttatttatttatttatttattttatttttattttttttcatttttccaaagctggaaacagggaggcagtcagacagactcccgcatgcgcccgaccgggatccactcagcatgcccaccagggggcgatgctctgcccctctggggcattgctctgttgcatccagagccgttctagcacctgaggcagaggccacagagccatcctcagtgcccgggccatctttgctccaatggagccttggctgcgggaggggaagagagagacagagagcaaggagagagggaagggtggagaagcagatgggtgcttctcctgtgtgccctggccgggaatcgaacccaggactcctgcacgccaggccgatgctctacctctgagccaaccgaccagggcccaaaatgatcttttaaaaatggaagtctGATTTCTTCTTGCAGTCATGTCCAGGCTCCAAGACTTAACCCAGGCCTTCTAAGATGTTCCCAtctacctcagtttcccctcgGGCCTCCGCCTTCCCATGTCTGAGCTTTTGCCATGATGATGTTTAACCCCTCTAAGTGTCATGCTGTTCCATGTTCCCTAGGAGCCCCTGTGCTTGGGATGCTGCTGGGATGCTGTCAGCCCCCGTGGCCCAGACCCTTGTATCTGGCTGAATCCTACTCACCCTTCTCAGAGAAGCTTCCCTGACTACCCCATCCCAGGCAGTGCTGTATGATGGTCAGCCCACAGGCTCTGGGATCTCTCTGCCATTACTAACTTGGGCAAGTTAGTCtgcgagcctcagtttcctcatctgtacaaaaGGGAAAGTAGTAATTTCTTTTCCGTAGAGTTTTGGGgaggattaaaggagaaaatgcaACTGAGGGGCTCCAAACAGTGCCAGGCACAAAGTGAGCGCTCAGTAATGTCAGCTGTTATCTTAGATGAGGTACCCCATGCCGTGAGGCCTCTTGCTAACACTCATCATATTTGTAATTATTCAGTTATTACCAGTCTTCCCTGCCCGACCAAAACTCCTTGACTGCAAGCCCTACTGGTCCTAGTGAGGCAGAGGTCTTGTTTATCAGTGTTGCCCCAGGGCACATAGTGGGTCCTCAGGAAACCAGGGGTAGAGTGTGGCACTGGTGGGCTCTGAGTTTTGGGTTCAGATTGCCGCCAGCAGTTTGCTAGAGGCACGATCCCGGGCAGTACTAAACTTCAGCATCTCTGAAATGGGAATGCCTATAAATTGTTCCTGGGATTCCAGTTGTGAGGACCACGTGAGATGACACATATAAAGGGTTTAGCACCATTGCTGCATGGGAGGCTCTCAGTACTGCAAGGGCTGTTCATAGTGCCCTTGTAtttgctccctcctcctgctctcctgcTGCAGGCATTGAACCTGGGCACATCCCTGGCACTGTGAACATCCCCTTCACGGACTTCCTGACCAACGAGGGCCTGGAGAAGAGCCCCGAGGAGATCCGCCGCCTATTCCAGGATAAGAAGGTGGACCTGTCCCAGCCACTGGTGGCCACTTGTGGCTCTGGTGTCACAGCCTGTCATGTGGCATTGGGGGCCTACCTGTGTGGCAAGCCTGATGTGGCCATCTATGATGGCTCCTGGGTGGAGTGGTACATGCGTGCCCAGCCTGAAGAAGTCATCTCCGAGGGCCGGGGGAAGACCTGCTGAGGCTGGGCAGGACATGACACAGGAAACTCAGGTGACACCCAGCCAGCCACCAGCTGTACCCAGCCCGATTGTTCTGATGCTGTTTTCACCAGAAGAATGTTTCTTCCTCCCAACTTATGTGGCACATGGGGCAACACCCCAGAAGCCAGGAGTTCTCTTGACTTGCAGGCTCCCAGTGGAGGCAGGAGAGAAGGTGACGGTGGGCACAGGGGAAGGGGAGCCCCCACACGGTGCTGAGCTGGGCCCCATCTCCCTTCTGTCTTactattgagaaaataaaacagccaAGTGCTAAATGCTTCTAACTCGGGGGCTGCCTTGTTTCCTAAGGAGCCAGGGGCTCCAGCGTGCCCAGCAGAGGGAGCTCCACAGAGCCTGAGGGTCTTGGTCCCTGCCTCTGAGCAGCGCGGGAACCCCAAAGCCCTTTTATTCCTGTAACTGCAATGCCCTCAACAAACCATCCTCTACCCTGCCCCCCAGTGCTGAGGGTTTCCCTTCTGGCTTCTGGGCTGGGTTTTTGaggttttattaaagattttatctgttcattttagaaaggagagagagaaaaggggggaggatcaggaagcatcaactcccatatactcccatatgtaccttgaccaggcaagcccagggttttgaactggcgaccacagtgttccaggtctgtgctttatccactgcaccaccataggccaggctggcTTCCGAGCTGTTTAAGCTGAATCTTTCCATGATGTGTCTGGAGTCCCACCCAAAGCCCCCTGTGAGTAAGCAGGACATCTCATTTCCAGACAGAAATGGGTCTAAAACTTAATAGAAGGCTGTACCACACTGAGGAGGCCTGTCCCAGCCCATCAGGGTATACTGGAGAATGGCCGAATTTAGCTAAATTGGAGGAGAATTCAATTTTAGACTCTGGGAGCTCACACTTGGAGACTAGCCCCTGGAGCTGCAGGGTTTGGGCAGACCCAGGGCCCATCCTTCTGCTCAAGAAGAACCTCTTCCCCCCAGCTTCCCTAGGGAAGGGACTCTGTTCTCCTCCCTTTGTCTGTTCTTCTGTGCAGAGGTGGACACAGGTGTTTGGGAAGGCCCCAAATGCTTCCTGTCAGAACCTGGGtcacccacccctccccatctccaagTCTCAGAGGCACTTCTCAATAGTAAAAGGCCAGTGTTAGCCAGTTTTGGGGAGAACCCtggaaggataaaaaaaatgagcAGTGACTTTTCCAAGGTCAGGTGATGAGTTTGTGACAGCTCGGACCAGATCCAGATTTCCTGACTCTGAATATACTCTTCACCTACAACCCCCATCACATTTCCTCTGATGATGGTGGGTCATCTCCCAGGTCCCCAGGGGTGGGGACAGAATCCTGGTTTTCCAATTGGAGCTCCAAAGTAAGTCCCAACCTCACCTGTAAAAGGGGAATAATATGTATTTCAGAAGAAGGAATTTCAGACAAGGACCAAACCTGGGGCCCATAGTGGAGTCCCATCTTTCTAGCTCAGGGTTTTTCAACCTCCGCACTGTGACATTTGGGCCAAGCCATTCTTGGTTATGGGGCTGTTTAGCAGGATTTCTGGCCTCTGCTCACTAGATGTCAGTGGACTCACTCAGTTGTGACAACCAGACCTCCAGACACGACCAAATAAATTTCCCCTGGGGAAAGGGGGACAAAAATCacccccagttgagaaccactgctgaaGGAGCAAATAACATGGTTGACCACAGCAGCCAGGAACAGTGTAGATGAGGACCTCAACATGGAAGTGAGCCTTCCCTTATGTTTGAGTCGCCAAAGGCGGGACacacaaggcctgatgagttttacaGGAAATGTATGAATCTTgaaacagatgggctgagaccctagtggcgTCAGCAGTGAGATGATGAGAGACCTCATCCTACAGAGAACTCAGTGTGGGTGTATTTCTCGCTGCAGGGGGAAAACTTCTGTTAACCTGTGGCAGTTAAACAATGAGGGGGGCAGGTGATAAATAACCAAGCAACAGAATGTTCGGTAAGTGAAGGGGGGTGGCTAGGTGGCGGTAAGACATCAAACAGGACTGCTCAGGTGGAGAGCTACGGGGACTGCCTTGGTGCCGGGTCACCTAGAGTTCAACCTGGCCAGTTGAGGCTTTTGGTAAGGGACCCTGGACCCGGACCTGACACCCTGGAGACAATTTAGCAGGTGCAGAACCTTCCTTTGGTGCTGGTCTCAAACAAGCCTCATTTCCTCTCCCAAGAATGTCCCTGCCTCTTGAAGGAGCAAGGTTTGTCTGCAAACACATTTGAGGTTCTGCTCTGGCGTCTGTCTTCGCTACCCCATGCAAGGCTGCCTGACCTTGGACACATTTCTGAGTCttggtttcttcatttaaaatgagAGTAACAGTACCTTCCTTGAGCAATATGGGGATTGAATGAGAGAATCCATAGAAACTGTTTAGCTTGGTGCCAGGCACAGAGTAAACATCAACAGTCATTGGGGTATTTACTTATTCGGTATGTTGGTGCCTCCTATACTCCCACCATTGGGGATGAGGGAGTAAGAAATGTGAGAACTTTGTTCTGCCCTGGAAAAGCTCCCCAGCCAGGGAGGAAAAGAGGCCTATGTTGTCATATTTCCAGAGAGAATGGAGTACTGTGGAATGattcattttacaagtgagaagaCGAGCTCAGAGAGATTTGCCCAAGGGCACGCAGCTAATTCAAGAGAGGATTAACTGGAGTTGAAGTCCTCTGGGTAGGAGCCTCTCTGAGTCTCCACGGTGCCTGTGGTGGTTTTCTGGATCTCAAGATCAAGGGAAGGATGGAGTGTAACGCAGGGTTTGGAAACAAATGTGACAAGATCGTGTAAAATGGCAAGTGTCTCCCCAGCTCCATAGGAGACACCGTGATCTGTGGGATATAAGCAAGGGGGGTTGGCTAGGTTTCGTTCCCCACCCCAGTGCACCCCCAGCAAGGTGCCCAGGTTCCTCTGAGCCAGGGCTTTTTCTGCTGAGGGTCCTCCTCCATGGGTCTGGATGGGGTCAGAGGAACCCTGCTCAGAGGCAGGAGAAAGGTTGAGATGTGCCTTCTAGGATTCTCAGGTCTTCAGCTTAACTCCCCTTGCCCCATCACCTCCTGCATGCCTGAACTCCCAGAATAAGTCAGCACTCACTGCAGCCTCCCATTCACCCCATGCAGTTCAGGCAGGAACTTGCAACACTGTACAATGTGCATGATGAAATTTTTATCtacccagcaaatatttgctgagcaccCCTCTGTGTCAGGGACAGTTGGAAGTTTCCCAATCTTGTCTAACCAGCTGCACTGGAATATGGCCATTCTCTGGGTCATTCACTAGAGGGATCATAGTCTGAAGAAGCCCCTATCCCACACTGGAATCAACTCAGCAAGACCCCAGAAGGTCTGCCTTCCAGGCCCTGCTGGTCATGGCCTCAGTCATCTCCTCTGAAAACTGGGAGCAGACAGCCCTGCCATGCACAGAGTGGGTGTGATGTCAAATAAGGTGATGCTCAGAACAATATGAAGTATCACATCTACTAGAATAACCCCAGCTATATAAGGCAACAGAGCTTTCTTATCCTTAACTCATGGCGAATGAGTCATTCAGGTAGAGATGAAGTTTTCAGGTTAATAATTTTAAGCACCAAAATCTTTCACATATTAACCTATGAGGTTGTGGAACATATATACTGAGGGGACTTGAACTCCCAGTGGCTTTGTTTCAGGTCTTTATTGCACAGTGATACCTTCAAGGACTGTTTGCCCCTGAACTAACTGGCCTCGACTGATGTGCCTTTCCAGGGCTCATGTCCCTGCACCTCTGTCTCAGGCCAGCCTTGCTGAGTCCTCCAGAAGCTCCACCTGCTTCTAGGTGGGACCACTGTCTCTGGTTGATGCCACCGCCCATTCCAGTAGCTTACACCAGTGTGTTGAGCTGGAGACTCTCGACTCTGGGCCTGCAGTGGCTGGCTAGACT is drawn from Saccopteryx leptura isolate mSacLep1 chromosome 1, mSacLep1_pri_phased_curated, whole genome shotgun sequence and contains these coding sequences:
- the MPST gene encoding 3-mercaptopyruvate sulfurtransferase isoform X1, whose translation is MAELGSREPETRACSPSVATATMAAQQLFRALVSAQWVAEALRDLRTSRQPLQLLDASWYLPKLGRDARREFEERHIPGAAFFDIDQCSDRTSPYDHMMPSAAHFAEYVGNLGVGTATHVVVYDASDQGLYAAPRIWWMFRAFGHRAVSLLDGGLRNWLRQGLPLSSGKSRPVPTEFRAVLDPTFVKTYEDIKENLESRHFQVVDARAAGRFRGTEPEPRDGIEPGHIPGTVNIPFTDFLTNEGLEKSPEEIRRLFQDKKVDLSQPLVATCGSGVTACHVALGAYLCGKPDVAIYDGSWVEWYMRAQPEEVISEGRGKTC
- the MPST gene encoding 3-mercaptopyruvate sulfurtransferase isoform X2, which produces MAAQQLFRALVSAQWVAEALRDLRTSRQPLQLLDASWYLPKLGRDARREFEERHIPGAAFFDIDQCSDRTSPYDHMMPSAAHFAEYVGNLGVGTATHVVVYDASDQGLYAAPRIWWMFRAFGHRAVSLLDGGLRNWLRQGLPLSSGKSRPVPTEFRAVLDPTFVKTYEDIKENLESRHFQVVDARAAGRFRGTEPEPRDGIEPGHIPGTVNIPFTDFLTNEGLEKSPEEIRRLFQDKKVDLSQPLVATCGSGVTACHVALGAYLCGKPDVAIYDGSWVEWYMRAQPEEVISEGRGKTC